A region of Silurus meridionalis isolate SWU-2019-XX chromosome 13, ASM1480568v1, whole genome shotgun sequence DNA encodes the following proteins:
- the c13h19orf47 gene encoding uncharacterized protein C19orf47 homolog isoform X3, with protein MASVTTATSEWIQFFKDAGIPPGMAATYAMSFVDNRIQKTMLMDLSKDIMIDLGITVIGDIIAILKHAKHVYRQDMCKMATEAISSGQTSVQAELRRTANTPATRMIANALSRDSPPSTPARRPDNRLSVTISNKGSKTVPSQPSQEGNGSSGKRRRVTSEMEGKYVISMPKGTTARSRRLLAQQAKKVTAKSLKRTSVFERLGSESKTDIAAASKQVTGVFSRLGKGNEDDDADVEMAEGSTVVEDEDSEGEGSVLQYAGVLKRPLPPSKKKEPITQKAKPATLYRLGKKIKLPLPESTPSAVPSSTSSGQEGAPKRRILRRLGKAPTASPAPASSSSLRSSQSTETQDSHVTSSKSKASSALASPKVSSSTGTGRDSHGAQMDATTVSVFKRLGAKKV; from the exons ATGGCGTCTGTAACAACAG CCACATCTGAGTGGATCCAGTTTTTCAAAGATGCAGGAATCCCACCGGGTATGGCTGCCACCTATGCCATGTCTTTTGTAGACAACAG AATTCAGAAGACCATGCTGATGGATCTCAGTAAGGACATCATGATAGACCTGGGTATCACAGTCATTGGAGATATCATTGCCATCCTCAAACACGCCAAGCACGTCTACAGACAG GATATGTGCAAAATGGCCACCGAAGCGATTTCTTCTGGCCAGACCAGCGTTCAGGCTGAGCTGAGGCGCACTGCCAATACTC CTGCCACACGTATGATCGCCAATGCCTTGAGTCGAGATTCCCCACCGAGTACGCCTGCACGTCGCCCTGACAACCGGCTCTCTGTGACCATCTCCAACAAGGGCTCCAAAACGG TTCCCAGTCAGCCTTCACAAGAGGGGAACGGATCGTCAGGGAAACGCCGGCGAGTGACTTCAGAGATGGAAGGGAAGTACGTCATCAGCATGCCAAAGGGCACCACAGCTCGAAGCCGTCGACTTCTGGCCCAGCAGGCCAAGAAAG TTACAGCCAAGAGTTTAAAACGTACTTCTGTGTTCGAGAGACTCGGCTCAGAGTCTAAGACAGACATTGCAGCCGCCAGTAAG CAGGTAACAGGTGTGTTCAGCCGTCTAGGCAAAGGGAACGAAGATGACGATGCAGATGTGGAAATGGCAGAAGGTTCTACTGTTGTCGAAGACGAGGACAGTGAAGGCGAAGGCTCTGTGCTTCAGTATGCCGGCGTCCTGAAACGGCCCCTTCCACCTTCTAAAAAGAAAGAGCCCATCACTCAAAAAGCGAAACCTGCCACGCTGTATCGTCTAGGCAAGAAAATTAAACTCCCTCTGCCAGAGAGCACTCCTTCTGCTGTTCCATCCTCTACCTCTTCTGGCCAGGAGGGGGCGCCAAAACGGAGAATACTAAGGAGGCTGGGTAAAGCTCCCACAGCCAGCCCTGCCCCGGCATCTTCTTCCAGCTTAAGATCCAGCCAATCAACAGAGACTCAGGATAGTCACGTGACCAGCAGCAAGAGCAAGGCGAGCTCTGCTCTGGCCAGCCCTAAAGTGAGCAGCAGTACAGGGACAGGCAGGGACTCTCACGGGGCTCAGATGGACGCTACCACAGTCAGTGTGTTCAAAAGACTTGGGGCCAAGAAGGTCTAA
- the c13h19orf47 gene encoding uncharacterized protein C19orf47 homolog isoform X1 encodes MASVTTATSEWIQFFKDAGIPPGMAATYAMSFVDNRIQKTMLMDLSKDIMIDLGITVIGDIIAILKHAKHVYRQDMCKMATEAISSGQTSVQAELRRTANTLQYSFSCSAATRMIANALSRDSPPSTPARRPDNRLSVTISNKGSKTVPSQPSQEGNGSSGKRRRVTSEMEGKYVISMPKGTTARSRRLLAQQAKKVTAKSLKRTSVFERLGSESKTDIAAASKQVTGVFSRLGKGNEDDDADVEMAEGSTVVEDEDSEGEGSVLQYAGVLKRPLPPSKKKEPITQKAKPATLYRLGKKIKLPLPESTPSAVPSSTSSGQEGAPKRRILRRLGKAPTASPAPASSSSLRSSQSTETQDSHVTSSKSKASSALASPKVSSSTGTGRDSHGAQMDATTVSVFKRLGAKKV; translated from the exons ATGGCGTCTGTAACAACAG CCACATCTGAGTGGATCCAGTTTTTCAAAGATGCAGGAATCCCACCGGGTATGGCTGCCACCTATGCCATGTCTTTTGTAGACAACAG AATTCAGAAGACCATGCTGATGGATCTCAGTAAGGACATCATGATAGACCTGGGTATCACAGTCATTGGAGATATCATTGCCATCCTCAAACACGCCAAGCACGTCTACAGACAG GATATGTGCAAAATGGCCACCGAAGCGATTTCTTCTGGCCAGACCAGCGTTCAGGCTGAGCTGAGGCGCACTGCCAATACTC TTCAGTACTCCTTTTCCTGTTCAGCTGCCACACGTATGATCGCCAATGCCTTGAGTCGAGATTCCCCACCGAGTACGCCTGCACGTCGCCCTGACAACCGGCTCTCTGTGACCATCTCCAACAAGGGCTCCAAAACGG TTCCCAGTCAGCCTTCACAAGAGGGGAACGGATCGTCAGGGAAACGCCGGCGAGTGACTTCAGAGATGGAAGGGAAGTACGTCATCAGCATGCCAAAGGGCACCACAGCTCGAAGCCGTCGACTTCTGGCCCAGCAGGCCAAGAAAG TTACAGCCAAGAGTTTAAAACGTACTTCTGTGTTCGAGAGACTCGGCTCAGAGTCTAAGACAGACATTGCAGCCGCCAGTAAG CAGGTAACAGGTGTGTTCAGCCGTCTAGGCAAAGGGAACGAAGATGACGATGCAGATGTGGAAATGGCAGAAGGTTCTACTGTTGTCGAAGACGAGGACAGTGAAGGCGAAGGCTCTGTGCTTCAGTATGCCGGCGTCCTGAAACGGCCCCTTCCACCTTCTAAAAAGAAAGAGCCCATCACTCAAAAAGCGAAACCTGCCACGCTGTATCGTCTAGGCAAGAAAATTAAACTCCCTCTGCCAGAGAGCACTCCTTCTGCTGTTCCATCCTCTACCTCTTCTGGCCAGGAGGGGGCGCCAAAACGGAGAATACTAAGGAGGCTGGGTAAAGCTCCCACAGCCAGCCCTGCCCCGGCATCTTCTTCCAGCTTAAGATCCAGCCAATCAACAGAGACTCAGGATAGTCACGTGACCAGCAGCAAGAGCAAGGCGAGCTCTGCTCTGGCCAGCCCTAAAGTGAGCAGCAGTACAGGGACAGGCAGGGACTCTCACGGGGCTCAGATGGACGCTACCACAGTCAGTGTGTTCAAAAGACTTGGGGCCAAGAAGGTCTAA
- the c13h19orf47 gene encoding uncharacterized protein C19orf47 homolog isoform X2, with protein sequence MASVTTATSEWIQFFKDAGIPPGMAATYAMSFVDNRIQKTMLMDLSKDIMIDLGITVIGDIIAILKHAKHVYRQDMCKMATEAISSGQTSVQAELRRTANTLQYSFSCSAATRMIANALSRDSPPSTPARRPDNRLSVTISNKGSKTVPSQPSQEGNGSSGKRRRVTSEMEGKYVISMPKGTTARSRRLLAQQAKKVTAKSLKRTSVFERLGSESKTDIAAASKVTGVFSRLGKGNEDDDADVEMAEGSTVVEDEDSEGEGSVLQYAGVLKRPLPPSKKKEPITQKAKPATLYRLGKKIKLPLPESTPSAVPSSTSSGQEGAPKRRILRRLGKAPTASPAPASSSSLRSSQSTETQDSHVTSSKSKASSALASPKVSSSTGTGRDSHGAQMDATTVSVFKRLGAKKV encoded by the exons ATGGCGTCTGTAACAACAG CCACATCTGAGTGGATCCAGTTTTTCAAAGATGCAGGAATCCCACCGGGTATGGCTGCCACCTATGCCATGTCTTTTGTAGACAACAG AATTCAGAAGACCATGCTGATGGATCTCAGTAAGGACATCATGATAGACCTGGGTATCACAGTCATTGGAGATATCATTGCCATCCTCAAACACGCCAAGCACGTCTACAGACAG GATATGTGCAAAATGGCCACCGAAGCGATTTCTTCTGGCCAGACCAGCGTTCAGGCTGAGCTGAGGCGCACTGCCAATACTC TTCAGTACTCCTTTTCCTGTTCAGCTGCCACACGTATGATCGCCAATGCCTTGAGTCGAGATTCCCCACCGAGTACGCCTGCACGTCGCCCTGACAACCGGCTCTCTGTGACCATCTCCAACAAGGGCTCCAAAACGG TTCCCAGTCAGCCTTCACAAGAGGGGAACGGATCGTCAGGGAAACGCCGGCGAGTGACTTCAGAGATGGAAGGGAAGTACGTCATCAGCATGCCAAAGGGCACCACAGCTCGAAGCCGTCGACTTCTGGCCCAGCAGGCCAAGAAAG TTACAGCCAAGAGTTTAAAACGTACTTCTGTGTTCGAGAGACTCGGCTCAGAGTCTAAGACAGACATTGCAGCCGCCAGTAAG GTAACAGGTGTGTTCAGCCGTCTAGGCAAAGGGAACGAAGATGACGATGCAGATGTGGAAATGGCAGAAGGTTCTACTGTTGTCGAAGACGAGGACAGTGAAGGCGAAGGCTCTGTGCTTCAGTATGCCGGCGTCCTGAAACGGCCCCTTCCACCTTCTAAAAAGAAAGAGCCCATCACTCAAAAAGCGAAACCTGCCACGCTGTATCGTCTAGGCAAGAAAATTAAACTCCCTCTGCCAGAGAGCACTCCTTCTGCTGTTCCATCCTCTACCTCTTCTGGCCAGGAGGGGGCGCCAAAACGGAGAATACTAAGGAGGCTGGGTAAAGCTCCCACAGCCAGCCCTGCCCCGGCATCTTCTTCCAGCTTAAGATCCAGCCAATCAACAGAGACTCAGGATAGTCACGTGACCAGCAGCAAGAGCAAGGCGAGCTCTGCTCTGGCCAGCCCTAAAGTGAGCAGCAGTACAGGGACAGGCAGGGACTCTCACGGGGCTCAGATGGACGCTACCACAGTCAGTGTGTTCAAAAGACTTGGGGCCAAGAAGGTCTAA